Proteins encoded by one window of Lacerta agilis isolate rLacAgi1 chromosome 11, rLacAgi1.pri, whole genome shotgun sequence:
- the TAF1C gene encoding TATA box-binding protein-associated factor RNA polymerase I subunit C encodes MMRSSEATHTGAQAALGFPDQLGAFFVDYPDVAFGTMGRLLQDNFYLGDKSVRGEKRSNVRQVSSLLKHIDAPDAVSCSFFSGKNIMRQCRDWLFELPLELMADWLHEDLAEQWRRLSFDETPTGGALAWLPREGSRGPSPRGCLVYPSGEAMNQLCFQDVALKPTARGSLRPRIRGLPAQFELNGRVQQVAAVQVDGIDFVGVRSDYHCGAWKMKPGGAPTLLQVVGTETPCSSIAVSPHLPGELSFCTHSGALYAWNVETGLQKLHQDSDTLFFRDPSPWRWSEFTAHPRVLSFADRTGLVGIDQRAPSQHRVELFKVGSEADCQQGERVVLSKYLGQGEPYQHLVATQFSVYVLDERIPLVPALSWEHMMLRPPIYGLLSPAVAPQRSHKLLLGSHHDQELLLLQYAGGADSPCQLWGPPRKVPSIRKSLPHFPVQVPILQEALRQRLALPTAGIAAALGQQGQSQTLLVFQLSEAGDLFYQPLLHQEEEEGASEGPQPAPEAPQEEEEEEGAPRGPDEAAGPREDSPPPPASPAAPLAPSVATLYAYQRWLKAFQKAWKCLPKAAQGQARLPAVLSQRRLFARRELKEPAGDQAPFYGEARQRLRQAMQEKRVVCPREPVGRAPSPPGPEQEGPPGELGQRLAASWAGGWADWWQEKLGMTKAHKQRALREQRRRRKRARGTPSLSGSFTSTTSYQSDASDSSWWAASSQTPSEVPTDSESLHSLASAAMAKKTPCVAAPEPRVSVPCSPTAPQGPRPASQGSPSSSQLLSSQTLSIRGIPKERRQTLRNYLAIFDEPEEPPAELPASQASSRGSQRPTPSSQGPRRRPRMGF; translated from the exons CTGGGCGCCTTCTTTGTGGACTATCCTGATGTGGCCTTTGGCACCATGGGCCGGCTCCTCCAGGACAACTTCTACCTGGGAGATAAGTCAGTCCGG GGGGAAAAGCGGAGCAACGTCCGCCAGGTGAGCTCCCTGCTGAAGCACATTGATGCCCCTGATGCCGTGAG ctgcaGCTTCTTTAGCGGCAAGAACATCATGCGCCAGTGCCGGGACTGGCTCTTTGAGCTCCCCCTGGAGCTGATGGCCGACTGGCTGCACGAGGACCTGGCGGAGCAGTGGAGGCGCCTTTCCTTCGACGAGACCCCAACCGGGGGGGCCTTGGCCTGGCTCCCCAGAGAGGGCAGCAGGGGGCCATCGCCCAGGGGCTGCCTGGTGTACCCCTCCGGGGAGGCCATGAACCAGCTCT GCTTCCAAGACGTGGCTCTGAAGCCCACCGCCAGAGGCTCCCTGAGGCCTCGGATCCGGGGCCTCCCTGCCCAGTTTGAGCTCAACGGCCGGGTCCAGCAAGTGGCAGCCGTCCAGGTGGACGGCATTG ACTTTGTCGGGGTGCGCTCAGATTACCACTGCGGAGCATGGAAGATGAAGCCGGGAGGAGCCCCCACCCTGCTCCAAGTGGTTGGCACAGAGACCCCCTGCTCCTCCATCGCGGTCAG cccccacctgcctggcGAGCTCTCCTTCTGCACCCACAGCGGAGCCCTCTACGCCTGGAATGTGGAGACAGG GCTCCAGAAGCTGCACCAGGACAGCGATACCCTCTTCTTCCGGGACCCTTCCCCTTGGCGATGGAGCGAGTTTACTGCCCACCCGCGGGTGCTCAGCTTTGCCGACCGTACCGGCCTGGTGGGGATTGACCAGAGG GCGCCCTCTCAACATCGCGTGGAGCTGTTCAAGGTGGGCAGCGAGGCAGACTGCCAGCAGGGGGAGCGCGTGGTCCTCTCCAAGTACCTGGGCCAGGGGGAGCCCTACCAGCACCTCGTTGCCACTCAG TTCTCGGTCTACGTGCTGGACGAACGCATCCCCCTGGTGCCTGCCCTCAGCTGGGAGCACATGATGTTGCGCCCGCCCATCTATGGCCTCCTCAGCCCGGCCGTCGCTCCGCAGCGCAGCCACAAGCTCCTGCTTGGCTCCCACCACGACCAAGAACTCTTGCTGCTGCAGTACGCAG GCGGTGCTGACTCCCCTTGCCAGCTCTGGGGCCCCCCACGGAAGGTCCCTTCCATCCGCAAGAGCCTGCCCCACTTCCCTGTGCAAGTGCCCATCCTGCAGGAGGCTCTGCGCCAACGTCTTGCCTTGCCCACTGCAG gcATCGCGGCCGCCCTTGGCCAGCAGGGCCAGAGTCAGACCCTGCTGGTCTTCCAGCTCTCCGAAGCCGGCGATCTCTTCTACCAGCCCTTGCTccaccaggaggaggaagaaggagcctCCGAGGGGCCGCAACCGGCTCCAGAAGCCccgcaggaggaggaagaagaggagggtgCCCCCCGAGGCCCTGACGAAGCAGCCGGACCCCGCGAAGACTCCCCTCCGCCACCTGCATCGCCCGCGGCACCCCTCGCCCCCTCTGTGGCCACCCTGTATGCTTACCAGCGCTGGCTCAAGGCCTTCCAGAAGGCCTGGAAGTGCCTCCCCAAGGCAGCCCAGGGCCAGGCACGGCTGCCGGCCGTCCTCAGCCAGCGCCGCCTCTTCGCTCGCCGGGAGCTGAAGGAGCCGGCCGGGGATCAGGCCCCCTTCTACGGGGAGGCCCGGCAGCGCCTGCGCCAGGCCATGCAGGAGAAGCGGGTCGTGTGCCCCCGGGAGCCGGTCGGCAGGGCCCCCTCGCCCCCAGGCCCAGAGCAGGAGGGCCCCCCGGGGGAGCTGGGCCAGCGCCTGGCCGCCTCCTGGGCCGGCGGCTGGGCTGACTGGTGGCAGGAGAAGCTGGGCATGACCAAGGCGCACAAGCAGCGGGCGCTGAGGGAGCAGCGGCGGAGGCGCAAGAGGGCGCGGGgcacccccagcctctccgggAGCTTCACCTCCACCACCAGCTACCAGTCGGACGCCAGCGACTCCTCCTGGTGGGCAGCCAGCAGCCAGACCCCCAGCGAGGTCCCCACTGACTCGGAAAGCCTCCACTCCCTTGCTTCTGCCGCCATGGCCAAGAAAACCCCCTGCGTGGCGGCACCCGAGCCTCGCGTCTCCGTTCCCTGCTCCCCGACTGCTCCCCAAGGCCCCCGGCCCGCTTCCCAGGGCTCCCCCTCGTCCTCGCAGCTGCTGTCGTCCCAGACCCTCTCCATCCGCGGGATCCCCAAGGAGCGCCGCCAGACCCTCCGCAACTACCTGGCCATCTTTGACGAGCCCGAGGAGCCCCCGGCCGAGCTGCCGGCCAGCCAGGCCTCCAGCCGCGGGAGCCAGcgccccaccccctcctcccaggGGCCCCGCAGGAGACCCCGCATGGGCTTCTGA